From one Flavobacteriales bacterium genomic stretch:
- a CDS encoding NAD(P)/FAD-dependent oxidoreductase, whose product MHPRIAVIGGGAAGFMAAISVKTHRPETDVLLLEKSGKRLAKVRISGGGRCNLTHACPEPRKLARHYPRGEAFLRKVFTAWGQPEAIHWFEQQGVKLKTEADGRMFPTSDDSRTVIEALSGAADALGVCVRMNCGVSRLERIGDAWLLDTSQGQVQVDRVVVASGGSPKAEGLEWLRALGHEVVAPVPSLFTFNLSDKGIRELMGVVAPNARLRIEGTALESTGPLLVTHWGFSGPAVLRLSAFGARILHERDYAYTVRVNWDSKLKEDAARTLLLGEAATHPRRQLANAAGFGLPARLWAFLVQRSGLPLDKPLGELGTRQQSRLFDVLTNDRYAAQGKTTFKEEFVTAGGISLAQVDPLTLRSTLQPHLHFAGEVLDIDGITGGFNFQAAWSTGWLAGRAAAQGA is encoded by the coding sequence ATGCATCCGCGCATCGCGGTCATTGGAGGAGGCGCTGCGGGCTTCATGGCGGCCATCAGCGTGAAAACGCACCGCCCTGAGACCGATGTGCTTCTGCTGGAGAAGAGCGGCAAGCGGCTGGCCAAGGTGCGCATCAGCGGGGGCGGGCGCTGCAACTTGACGCACGCCTGCCCCGAGCCGCGCAAGCTGGCGCGCCATTATCCGCGCGGCGAGGCCTTCCTCCGCAAGGTGTTCACCGCGTGGGGACAGCCGGAGGCCATTCATTGGTTCGAGCAGCAAGGCGTGAAGCTGAAGACCGAAGCCGATGGCCGCATGTTCCCGACCTCCGACGATTCGCGCACCGTGATCGAAGCGTTGAGCGGTGCAGCCGATGCGCTCGGCGTATGCGTCCGTATGAATTGCGGTGTGTCGCGTCTCGAACGAATAGGTGATGCCTGGTTGCTCGATACGTCGCAGGGCCAAGTCCAGGTTGATCGCGTCGTGGTGGCCTCGGGCGGTTCGCCGAAAGCAGAAGGGCTGGAGTGGCTGCGCGCGCTGGGGCACGAGGTAGTTGCTCCTGTGCCATCGCTCTTCACCTTCAACCTGTCCGATAAGGGCATCCGCGAGCTGATGGGCGTGGTGGCGCCGAACGCCCGTCTGCGCATCGAGGGCACCGCACTGGAGAGCACCGGCCCGCTGCTCGTGACGCACTGGGGCTTCAGCGGCCCGGCTGTGCTGCGCCTCAGCGCATTCGGCGCGCGCATCTTGCACGAGCGCGACTATGCCTACACCGTGCGCGTGAATTGGGACAGCAAGCTGAAGGAGGACGCAGCACGTACGCTTTTATTGGGCGAAGCGGCCACGCACCCCAGGCGGCAGCTCGCAAACGCAGCAGGTTTCGGCTTGCCTGCCCGGCTGTGGGCCTTCCTGGTGCAGCGTTCGGGTCTCCCGCTCGACAAGCCGCTGGGCGAACTGGGGACGCGGCAACAATCGCGGCTGTTCGATGTGCTCACCAACGACCGTTACGCCGCTCAGGGTAAGACGACCTTCAAGGAGGAGTTTGTCACCGCCGGTGGCATTTCTCTCGCGCAGGTGGACCCGCTCACGCTGCGAAGCACCCTGCAACCGCACCTGCACTTTGCCGGCGAGGTGCTGGACATCGACGGC
- a CDS encoding trypsin-like peptidase domain-containing protein: MNRLRIAALPFVILAVLNAPAQIGHGGTPLTIARSNELPPIEGTTLPAPNLAELAAQDAVNDQDKGIPYRFGFNHAVDFDLGNSGTWGLLEDGTRVWRMEIECPGALSINFEFHDYHLPLGARVFVINGRGEHIGAFTHENSVGGVLGVQPMRGDWIVVEYQVPAKGPIGRLRIGQVTHGYRDVFGYARGLGDSGSCNNNVVCPEGDPWDDQIRSVAMIVVSGSGICTGTLLNNCAQNGTPYFLTARHCLPNPVTNVSTWVFRFNWQSSVCGQNLNGPTNQTVSGATHLVNSSGSDVALLQLSSAPPASYGVYYSGWDRSGTAPTSSTCIHHPSGDIKKISFDVNAATTATYGGATTWRILNWEDGTTEPGSSGSGLWNQDKRIIGQLYGGDANCSNNVNDYFGKFSTSWTSLSTYLGSCGNTLDGWDPNAATLALDAQVTAINGASGNNCSGSISPTVTVRNGGLTTLTSFQLAWSISGGASGSIPWTGSLVSGASTNLAIGAVSLPNGYLTFTATVSAPNGGTDQNLANNTGTSDITHGPNTLTLQLNLDRYGSETTWVIRNGSNILASGGPYTTQASNGVYPLPPITVCVPNGCHELVVYDSWGDGICCAYGAGSFTLRDSQNNILVSNANFTGSSTTHPFCVTQAILVAPKLFLEGPYGTGPIMSDALRTAALIPGTEPYTALGFTHVGSGGEAINANVLNTTGNNAIVDWVFVQLRNATAGYPVIATRCALVQRDGDVVDMDGSSAVAFTAPAGSYHVAVLHRNHLGAMTATTRALSGTATVVDFTASGTTTFGIEARKAVGSAQVLWAGNCNADNMLAYTGNPNDRDPILVRIGGSVPTSTVSGYYPEDVNLDGIVSYTGTLNDRDPILVNIGGSVPTSTRAQQLP, translated from the coding sequence ATGAACAGGCTCAGAATCGCGGCGCTTCCATTCGTGATCCTCGCCGTCCTGAACGCGCCCGCTCAGATCGGGCATGGCGGAACACCGCTGACCATCGCGCGCAGCAACGAGCTCCCACCGATAGAAGGCACCACCTTGCCTGCGCCGAACCTTGCTGAGCTCGCCGCACAGGACGCCGTGAACGATCAGGACAAGGGCATCCCCTACCGTTTCGGCTTCAACCACGCGGTCGATTTCGACCTTGGGAACAGCGGCACCTGGGGCTTGCTCGAGGATGGCACACGCGTGTGGCGCATGGAGATCGAATGCCCGGGCGCGCTGAGCATCAATTTCGAATTCCACGATTACCACCTGCCCTTGGGTGCGCGCGTGTTCGTGATCAATGGCCGCGGGGAGCACATCGGTGCCTTCACGCATGAGAACAGCGTGGGCGGCGTGCTGGGCGTGCAGCCGATGCGCGGCGATTGGATCGTAGTGGAGTACCAGGTCCCGGCGAAGGGCCCCATCGGCCGCTTGCGCATCGGGCAGGTCACGCACGGCTACCGCGATGTGTTCGGCTACGCGCGCGGCCTGGGCGACAGCGGCAGCTGCAACAACAATGTGGTGTGCCCCGAAGGCGACCCCTGGGATGATCAGATCCGCAGCGTGGCCATGATCGTGGTGAGCGGCAGCGGCATCTGCACCGGCACCCTGCTGAACAACTGCGCACAGAACGGAACCCCCTATTTCCTCACCGCACGGCACTGCCTGCCGAATCCGGTCACCAATGTGAGCACCTGGGTCTTCCGCTTCAATTGGCAGAGCTCCGTTTGCGGCCAGAACCTCAACGGGCCAACCAACCAGACCGTGAGCGGCGCCACGCACCTGGTGAACAGTTCAGGCAGTGACGTGGCCCTGCTGCAGCTGAGCAGCGCGCCCCCCGCGAGCTATGGCGTTTACTACAGCGGCTGGGACCGGAGCGGCACGGCACCCACCAGCAGCACCTGCATCCACCACCCCAGCGGCGACATCAAGAAGATCAGCTTCGACGTGAATGCCGCCACGACCGCCACTTACGGCGGGGCCACAACCTGGCGGATCCTGAACTGGGAGGATGGCACCACAGAGCCCGGCAGCAGCGGCAGCGGATTGTGGAACCAGGATAAGCGCATCATCGGCCAGCTCTACGGCGGCGATGCGAATTGCAGCAACAATGTGAACGACTACTTCGGCAAGTTCTCCACGAGTTGGACTTCGCTCTCGACCTACCTGGGAAGCTGCGGCAACACGCTCGACGGCTGGGACCCGAACGCCGCCACGCTCGCCCTCGATGCGCAGGTTACCGCGATCAATGGCGCGAGCGGCAACAATTGCTCTGGCAGCATCAGCCCCACCGTAACCGTGCGCAATGGCGGCCTCACCACGCTCACCAGCTTCCAGCTGGCATGGTCCATCAGCGGCGGGGCCTCGGGCAGCATCCCATGGACAGGCAGCCTCGTGAGCGGCGCCAGCACCAACTTGGCCATTGGCGCGGTGAGCCTGCCCAACGGCTACCTCACCTTCACAGCCACGGTGAGCGCGCCCAACGGCGGCACCGACCAGAACCTGGCGAACAACACCGGCACAAGCGACATCACCCACGGCCCGAACACGCTCACGCTGCAACTGAACCTGGACCGCTACGGATCCGAGACCACATGGGTGATCCGCAACGGATCGAACATCTTGGCCAGCGGCGGGCCTTACACCACGCAAGCCTCGAATGGCGTGTACCCGCTGCCGCCAATCACGGTGTGCGTGCCCAACGGCTGCCACGAACTGGTGGTATATGATAGCTGGGGCGATGGCATCTGCTGCGCCTATGGGGCGGGCAGCTTCACGCTGCGCGATTCTCAGAACAACATCCTGGTGAGCAATGCCAATTTCACCGGGTCCTCCACCACCCACCCCTTCTGCGTCACGCAAGCGATCCTGGTGGCCCCGAAGCTCTTCCTCGAAGGACCTTACGGCACCGGTCCGATCATGAGCGATGCCCTGCGGACGGCTGCGCTGATCCCCGGCACCGAACCCTACACCGCGCTCGGCTTCACGCACGTGGGCAGCGGTGGCGAGGCGATCAATGCGAACGTGCTGAACACCACCGGCAACAACGCCATCGTCGATTGGGTGTTCGTGCAGCTGCGGAATGCGACCGCTGGATACCCGGTGATCGCAACGCGTTGCGCATTGGTGCAGCGCGATGGCGATGTGGTGGACATGGACGGATCGAGCGCCGTCGCGTTCACGGCCCCTGCCGGCAGCTACCACGTGGCCGTTCTGCATCGCAACCACCTCGGCGCCATGACGGCCACCACGCGCGCGCTCAGCGGCACGGCCACGGTGGTCGATTTCACCGCATCAGGCACCACCACTTTCGGCATTGAGGCACGCAAGGCCGTGGGATCGGCGCAGGTGCTTTGGGCCGGCAACTGCAACGCGGATAACATGCTGGCCTACACGGGCAACCCCAACGACCGCGACCCGATCCTGGTGCGCATCGGCGGAAGCGTGCCCACCAGCACCGTGAGCGGCTACTACCCGGAGGATGTGAATCTGGATGGGATCGTGAGCTATACCGGCACGCTCAATGATCGCGACCCCATCCTGGTGAACATCGGTGGATCAGTGCCCACGAGCACCCGGGCTCAACAGCTCCCTTAG
- a CDS encoding c-type cytochrome, whose product MKLIKRTLAVLAVIVLAFVVFVQLSWNKSYSDTPYPDLKASTDSALIARGRYLAYGPAHCATCHMPMDRIIAVEGGATDPLSGGWELSIPPGTFRAPNLTPHATGIGQRTDAELARAMRHMVGHDGRGMMPFMPFQGLSDEDLVAVLSFLRSQVPVENAIVPQEFTFMGKAILAMGLIKPEGPKEPPPARVEQDSTAAYGHYLANYVANCVGCHTERDMKTGAFIGTPFAGGMYFEPDAFSEGWSYLSPNLTPDAATGVMADWDESTFVNRFKNGRLLPGSPMPWGAYSRMDTVDLKALYRYLKSLPPTENAIAKTSYKPGESMPQ is encoded by the coding sequence ATGAAACTGATCAAGCGCACCCTTGCCGTACTCGCAGTCATCGTGTTGGCCTTCGTGGTCTTCGTTCAGCTGAGCTGGAACAAGAGCTACTCCGATACGCCATACCCGGATCTCAAGGCCAGCACCGACTCCGCCTTGATCGCGCGCGGGCGCTACCTGGCCTACGGGCCTGCGCACTGCGCCACCTGCCACATGCCCATGGACCGCATCATTGCCGTTGAGGGCGGTGCCACCGACCCGCTGAGCGGCGGATGGGAACTCAGCATCCCGCCGGGAACATTCCGCGCGCCGAACCTCACGCCGCACGCCACCGGCATCGGACAGCGCACCGATGCGGAACTGGCGCGCGCGATGCGCCACATGGTGGGCCATGACGGGCGCGGCATGATGCCCTTCATGCCGTTCCAAGGGCTGAGTGATGAGGACCTGGTGGCCGTGCTCTCGTTCTTGCGCAGTCAAGTGCCGGTGGAGAATGCGATCGTACCGCAGGAATTCACCTTCATGGGCAAGGCGATCCTGGCCATGGGCCTGATCAAGCCTGAAGGCCCCAAGGAACCGCCGCCAGCGCGTGTCGAGCAGGACAGCACAGCGGCTTACGGCCATTACCTCGCCAACTACGTGGCCAATTGCGTGGGCTGCCACACCGAGCGAGACATGAAGACGGGCGCCTTCATCGGGACACCGTTCGCAGGCGGCATGTACTTCGAGCCGGATGCGTTCAGTGAAGGCTGGTCCTACCTGAGCCCAAACCTGACGCCGGATGCCGCCACAGGCGTTATGGCTGATTGGGACGAGAGCACCTTCGTGAACCGCTTCAAGAACGGGCGCTTACTCCCGGGCTCGCCCATGCCATGGGGCGCGTACAGCCGCATGGATACCGTGGACCTCAAAGCGCTCTACCGGTACCTGAAGAGCCTGCCGCCAACGGAGAATGCCATCGCGAAGACCAGCTACAAGCCCGGTGAATCGATGCCGCAATAG
- a CDS encoding SDR family oxidoreductase, with translation MAIGLLNGKRGIISGALNDMSIAWKVAELAHAEGARFVLTNAPVAMRMGEINKLAEATGSAVIGADATNDADLEKLFAGATAELGGPVDFVLHSIGMSPNVRKGRKYDDLNYEWYKQTLDVSAMSFHRMLQAAHKADAIAQGGSVVALSYIAAQRVFPDYGDMADAKALLESIGRGWGYRLGKAKGIRVNTVSQSPTMTTAGTGIKGFDGFFGFAQEMSPLGNAPAEDCARFCLALFSDYTRFITMQNLFHDGGFSSTGVTPDVMAKFVKEG, from the coding sequence ATGGCCATCGGACTCCTCAACGGCAAGCGCGGCATCATCAGCGGCGCACTCAATGACATGAGCATCGCGTGGAAAGTGGCCGAGCTGGCCCACGCCGAGGGCGCCCGATTCGTGCTCACCAACGCGCCCGTGGCCATGCGCATGGGAGAGATCAACAAGCTGGCCGAAGCCACTGGGAGCGCGGTGATCGGAGCCGATGCCACCAACGACGCCGATCTCGAGAAGCTCTTCGCCGGAGCCACCGCAGAACTGGGTGGCCCGGTGGATTTCGTGCTGCACAGCATCGGCATGAGCCCCAACGTGCGCAAGGGCCGCAAGTACGACGACCTGAACTACGAATGGTACAAGCAGACCCTCGATGTGAGCGCCATGAGCTTCCACCGCATGCTCCAGGCGGCGCACAAGGCCGATGCCATTGCCCAAGGAGGATCAGTGGTCGCCTTGAGCTACATCGCCGCGCAGCGCGTGTTCCCCGACTACGGTGATATGGCCGATGCCAAGGCCCTGCTGGAGAGCATCGGAAGGGGCTGGGGCTACCGCTTGGGCAAGGCGAAAGGAATCCGGGTGAACACGGTGAGCCAGAGTCCTACCATGACCACCGCCGGTACGGGCATCAAGGGCTTCGATGGGTTTTTCGGCTTCGCACAGGAGATGAGCCCATTGGGCAATGCACCTGCTGAGGATTGCGCCCGATTCTGCCTCGCGCTCTTCAGCGATTACACCCGCTTCATCACCATGCAGAACCTCTTCCACGACGGCGGCTTCAGCAGCACGGGGGTCACCCCCGATGTCATGGCCAAGTTCGTGAAGGAGGGGTAA